A genomic segment from Spinacia oleracea cultivar Varoflay chromosome 3, BTI_SOV_V1, whole genome shotgun sequence encodes:
- the LOC130469856 gene encoding uncharacterized protein, with the protein MDEKSIPHPALFVSNIKTLIPVTLEMETSQYSSWAELFKIHARAFLALDHILSSEAHHEDVVVDKALWSRVDSVVLQWLYVTISNDLLNTIIAPDITAQQAWARLKDIFRDNQNSRAVRLEHHFSTITMEDFPTAMAYCQKLKMVADQLANVGAPVSNHRLLLRLIAGLPLSYPSLVS; encoded by the coding sequence ATGGATGAAAAATCAATTCCCCACCCTGCTCTCTTCGTAAGCAACATTAAGACTTTGATTCCAGTCACTTTGGAGATGGAAACTTCACAATATAGTTCGTGGGCTGAACTCTTTAAGATTCATGCTAGGGCCTTCTTAGCCCTCGACCACATATTATCGTCCGAAGCACACCATGAAGATGTTGTTGTGGACAAGGCCCTGTGGTCTCGCGTTGACTCCGTGGTTCTCCAATGGCTATACGTGACGATATCTAATGATCTTCTAAATACGATCATAGCACCAGACATTACGGCTCAACAAGCGTGGGCTCGCTTGAAGGATATTTTTCGGGACAACCAAAATTCACGGGCCGTTCGTCTCGAACACCATTTCTCCACTATCACCATGGAAGACTTCCCTACTGCCATGGCTTATTGCCAGAAACTCAAGATGGTGGCTGATCAGTTGGCGAATGTTGGAGCTCCGGTTTCAAACCACCGTCTTCTTCTTCGTCTTATTGCAGGCCTTCCCCTGTCGTACCCAAGCTTGGTGTCATAA